From Salvia splendens isolate huo1 chromosome 16, SspV2, whole genome shotgun sequence, a single genomic window includes:
- the LOC121770924 gene encoding transcription factor TCP13-like encodes MNDEMSTRETAKQESSEGLKAGAGPGPGASWRMKDPRIVRVSRALGGKDRHSKVCTVRGLRDRRVRLSVPTAIQLYDLQDRLGLNQPSKVVDWLLNAAKAEIDQLPPLQFPPPATFLHNFDQQQQQHKSKNVSSQTQERDDHHWPTSVTSPLPHHHSYPNPNPNQNPNPNPASLLINTTTTSSTSSIPFNSFVRWDPSTLTLSHPPRSPNSSPPPHQQSDDWHNFNPVAPLHHHHHHQQVLVYHQPYFQSQISAANGEFDMKQLNNYQASSTPNVDEPSTHFNMTTANLLPSQSNDGGR; translated from the coding sequence aTGAATGATGAGATGAGTACAAGAGAAACAGCAAAGCAAGAGAGCAGCGAGGGTTTGAAGGCGGGGGCTGGGCCGGGGCCGGGGGCGTCATGGAGGATGAAGGATCCCCGGATAGTCCGCGTGTCGCGAGCCTTGGGAGGCAAGGACAGGCACAGCAAGGTGTGCACTGTCCGCGGGCTGAGGGATAGACGCGTGCGTCTGTCCGTCCCCACCGCCATCCAGCTCTACGACCTCCAAGACCGCCTTGGCCTCAACCAGCCGAGCAAGGTCGTCGACTGGCTGCTCAATGCGGCCAAGGCCGAGATCGACCAGCTCCCTCCCCTCCAATTCCCCCCTCCCGCCACATTCCTCCACAACTTCgatcaacaacaacaacaacacaaATCCAAAAATGTCTCATCACAAACACAAGAGAGAGATGATCATCATTGGCCAACATCAGTTACATCACCACTCCCTCATCATCATTCATACCCTAACCCgaatccgaaccaaaacccgaACCCAAACCCGGCCTCGTTGCTCATCAATACTACTACCACTTCTTCTACATCTTCAATTCCGTTCAATTCGTTTGTGAGATGGGATCCTTCAACCCTAACCCTCTCCCACCCGCCGCGAAGCCCTAATTCCTCGCCGCCGCCACATCAGCAATCCGATGACTGGCACAATTTCAACCCGGTGGCGCcgctccaccaccaccaccaccaccagcaggTGCTAGTGTATCACCAGCCTTATTTCCAGTCCCAAATCTCCGCAGCCAACGGCGAATTCGACATGAAGCAGCTCAACAACTACCAAGCCTCATCCACACCAAATGTGGATGAGCCATCCACACATTTCAACATGACTACAGCCAATCTCCTCCCCTCACAAAGCAACGACGGAGGCAGATGA